The Polaribacter sp. KT25b genome contains the following window.
AATCCAGAAAATTTTGATCTTTTTACTTCAGAAAGTTATATCAAATTTATTTCTGAATTTGTAACATTAGTAAGACCAAATTTAGTGATTGAACGCTTTATAAGTCAAGCGCCTTTTGATTTATTAATTGCTCCTAATTGGAACGGACTTAAAAACTTTGAGATTGTTTCTAAAATTGATAAACAAATGGAACTAGAAAATACTTGGCAAGGAAAAAACTACATCAACAATGAAATTTAGAAAAGCAACAGAAAAAGATATTTATACAATCGTTGAAATGATGGCTGATGATATACTCGGCAAAAAAAGAGAAAACCTTCAAGATCCTTTGCCTACTTCATATATAAATGCTTTTAAAAAAATAGATACTGATGAAAATCAAGAACTTATTGTTCTGGAAAATGAAAACCTTGAAATTATTGGAACTTTACAATTATCATTTATTCAATATATTTCTTATTGCGGAGGAATTAGAGCACAAATAGAAAATGTTTTTATCAGAAAAGAGCAAAGAGGACTTGGAATTGGAAAAAAAATGTTTGAATGGGCAATAAATAGAGCTAAAGAAAAAAACGCTCACATGGTTCAATTAACCTCTGATAAAAAAAGACCAAGAGCAATTAAATTTTATGAAAACCTAGGTTTTAAAGCAACTCACGAAGGAATGAAATTACACTTTTAACGCTCTAAATCAATTTGTTTATTTCAACTAAAAATCAGGCATAAAAAAACGAACTCTCTCAAGTTCGTTTTTTTTATTTATAACTAATTCTATAAAATTTATTCAGGCAAAGTAGCGCCACTTGCAGCCATACGTCTATCAATTTTACGCATTAAACCTTGCAACACTTTTCCTGGGCCAACTTCGATAAATTCAGTTGCACCATCAGCAATCATTGCTTGTATTGATTGCGTCCATTTTACAGGTGCTGTTAATTGAAGCATTAAGTTTTTCTTAATTTCATCAGGGTTTGTAACAGCACTTGCAGGTACATTTTGATAAACTGGGCAAGTTGGATTACTAAAAACAGTTGCTTCAATTGCAGCAGCTAATTCTTCTCTTGCAGGTTCCATCATTGGCGAATGAAATGCACCTCCAACAGGCAACATTACCGCCATTTTTGCACCTTTTTCTTTTAAGATTTCACATGCTTTTTCTACTGCTTCAATTTCTCCAGAAATTACTAATTGACCTGGACAATTGTAATTTGCAGCAACAACAACACCATCAATTGCAGCACAAACCTCTTCAACCAAAGCATCTTCTAAACCAATAATTGCAGCCATTGTAGATTTCTGAACTTCACACGCTTTTTGCATTGCCAAAGCTCTTTGAGAAACCAATTTTAATCCGTCTTCAAAAGATAAAACTCCGTTTGCAACTAACGCCGATAATTCTCCTAAAGAATGACCTGCAACCATTTCTGGTTGAAAAGAATCTCCCAAAACCTTTGCTAAAATCACAGAATGTAAAAAAATTGCTGGCTGTGTAACTTTCGTTTCTTTTA
Protein-coding sequences here:
- a CDS encoding GNAT family N-acetyltransferase, with product MKFRKATEKDIYTIVEMMADDILGKKRENLQDPLPTSYINAFKKIDTDENQELIVLENENLEIIGTLQLSFIQYISYCGGIRAQIENVFIRKEQRGLGIGKKMFEWAINRAKEKNAHMVQLTSDKKRPRAIKFYENLGFKATHEGMKLHF
- the fabD gene encoding ACP S-malonyltransferase produces the protein MKAYIFPGQGAQFTGMGLDLYEKSSLAQEYFEKANKILGFSITDIMFEGTAEQLKETKVTQPAIFLHSVILAKVLGDSFQPEMVAGHSLGELSALVANGVLSFEDGLKLVSQRALAMQKACEVQKSTMAAIIGLEDALVEEVCAAIDGVVVAANYNCPGQLVISGEIEAVEKACEILKEKGAKMAVMLPVGGAFHSPMMEPAREELAAAIEATVFSNPTCPVYQNVPASAVTNPDEIKKNLMLQLTAPVKWTQSIQAMIADGATEFIEVGPGKVLQGLMRKIDRRMAASGATLPE